Proteins co-encoded in one Bactrocera dorsalis isolate Fly_Bdor unplaced genomic scaffold, ASM2337382v1 BdCtg346, whole genome shotgun sequence genomic window:
- the LOC105227869 gene encoding lysosome-associated membrane glycoprotein 5, protein MLLKASQNGPQIACLLLFVLVSLCDGLQLGAFTTKTPRVTKYTTKPASSSSMNHDATTSIYRLNATNGITCILVSVDGLISIKYRNKLNEDVEADLYLPDDPKLTGECVESNMEILRLDFKGFALTMTFRKSSGGEGWYINQFELTYSSSNSLFEHPDRPNLDVKLTSPAHTPMYFPTPVGKSYVCDKEQSVVLYAPIDSGDMSGHIARLYLRDLHMQSFMFKESGKWGPPFHCSATGSYRDETAPLAVGTALAIAVLITISGYGGWRYFKIKKVQYGSME, encoded by the exons ATGTTGCTTAAGGCAAGCCAAAATGGGCCACAAATTGCCTGTCTTCTGCTATTTGTTTTAG tttcgcTTTGTGATGGCTTGCAGTTAGGCGCTTTTACCACCAAAACGCCCAGGGTTACCAAGTACACGACGAAGCCAGCGTCG tCCTCTTCAATGAATCATGATGCGACAACCTCGATTTATCGTCTCAATGCCACAAATGGCATCACCTGCATTTTGGTTAGTGTGGATGGCCTCATCAGTATTAAATATCGTAATAAATTGAATGAAGATGTTGAGGCGGATCTCTATCTGCCCGATGATCCAAAGCTCACGGGCGAATGTGTGGAATCCAATATGGAAATATTGAGATTAGATTTTAAAGGATTCGCCTTGACAATGACATTCCGCAAG TCATCTGGTGGCGAAGGCTGGTACATCAATCAATTCGAACTCACTTATTCCTCATCGAATTCGCTATTCGAACATCCCGATCGCCCAAATCTCGATGTGAAACTTACTTCACCGGCACACACGCCAATGTACTTCCCAACACCCGTCGGCAAATCATACGTTTGTGATAAGGAGCAAAGCGTCGTCTTGTATGCACCTATAGATTCTGGCGACATGTCGGGACACATTGCACGCCTCTATCTGCGCGATCTGCACATGCAAAGTTTCATGTTTAAGGAGAGCGGCAAGTGGGGCCCACCGTTCCATTGCAGCGCTACGGGTTCATATCGCGACGAGACGGCACCACTAGCGGTGGGCACCGCCTTGGCGATAGCGGTACTCATAACAATATCCGGCTACGGTGGTTGGCG CTACTTCAAAATCAAGAAAGTGCAATATGGTTCTATGGAGTAA